One genomic window of Glycine max cultivar Williams 82 chromosome 16, Glycine_max_v4.0, whole genome shotgun sequence includes the following:
- the LOC102663912 gene encoding uncharacterized protein yields MIVNEASGFHVLSFLDAYSGYNQIRMHDLDEEKMTFIIEDATFCYRVMAFILKNAGATYYRLMDQMFKQLIKHKIKVYVDNIVVKSQSIAQHGVDLEEVFEELLKYDMCLNHEKCTFEKCTAILDMHSLTNVHEVQKLNGRLASLSRFLPKLVEKREAILQIA; encoded by the coding sequence ATGATAGTCAATGAAGCATCTGGGTTCCATGTGCTAAGCTTCCTGGATGCTTACTCCGGATACAACCAGATCAGGATGCACGATCTAGATGAGGAGAAAATGACATTTATCATTGAAGATGCCACCTTTTGCTACAGGGTCATGGCCTTCATCCTAAAAAATGCAGGTGCTACATACTATAGACTGATGGATCAGATGTTCAAGCAATTGATCAAACATAAAATCAAGGTCTATGTTGACAACATAGTCGTCAAGTCTCAAAGCATAGCCCAACACGGGGTAGACTTGGAAGAGGTCTTTGAAGAGCTCCTCAAATACGACATGTGCCTCAACCATGAAAAATGTACTTTTGAGAAATGCACTGCTATTTTGGATATGCATAGTTTGACTAATGTCCATGAAGTCCAAAAACTAAATGGAAGACTAGCATCCCTATCCAGGTTTCTCCCCAAGCTCGTTGAAAAAAGAGAAGCCATTCTACAAATCGCTTAA